A genome region from Solirubrobacter pauli includes the following:
- a CDS encoding LCP family protein, with protein MADPDDKRPYNVYRSKPKLFGRRDDDGGLAEMQQEEAPPSHGWEDAPPPPRRRRRLPFPRRRPGRRRIGFWRILRWVVTAVFAWLAISLVLFLVSAQIQSAQVSDAADAELGGAGYPLTSPNTILVLGSDARTKDSKEPGAQKIGQASRSDSILLLRIGGGHNATLSIPRDTVVDIPGHGRSKINAAYAIGGPALAIRTVEGFLGVQVNHLIEVNFENFPQLIDALGGVTYRGGCVVSRINGGFKNGGYTLRLKSGEQEIDGKQALALARTRKNECNPKESDLTRARRQQKILGAIKDKVTSVETFVRLPWVSWAAPKAVRSDMSGPTLLGVVGAELSAGTAKPQVLKPSGGVTLPDGGAGLTVDDATKQRAVDRFLG; from the coding sequence ATGGCCGACCCCGACGACAAGCGTCCGTACAACGTCTACCGCTCGAAGCCGAAGCTCTTCGGCCGACGTGACGATGACGGTGGCCTGGCCGAGATGCAGCAGGAGGAGGCGCCCCCGTCGCACGGCTGGGAGGACGCGCCTCCGCCGCCCCGCCGGCGCCGTCGCCTCCCGTTCCCGCGCCGCCGCCCCGGCCGCCGCCGGATCGGCTTCTGGCGGATCCTCCGCTGGGTCGTCACCGCCGTGTTCGCGTGGCTAGCGATCTCGCTCGTGCTCTTCCTCGTGTCGGCGCAGATCCAGTCGGCGCAGGTGTCCGACGCGGCCGACGCCGAGCTCGGCGGAGCCGGCTACCCGCTGACGTCGCCGAACACGATCCTCGTCCTCGGCTCGGACGCGCGCACCAAGGACAGCAAGGAGCCGGGCGCGCAGAAGATCGGCCAGGCCTCGCGGTCGGACTCGATCCTGCTGCTGCGGATCGGCGGCGGCCACAACGCGACGCTGTCGATCCCGCGTGACACGGTGGTCGACATCCCCGGCCACGGCCGCAGCAAGATCAACGCCGCGTACGCGATCGGCGGCCCGGCGCTGGCCATCCGCACGGTGGAGGGCTTCCTCGGCGTGCAGGTCAACCACCTGATCGAGGTCAACTTCGAGAACTTCCCGCAGCTGATCGACGCGCTCGGCGGCGTGACCTACCGCGGCGGCTGCGTCGTCTCGCGCATCAACGGCGGCTTCAAGAACGGCGGCTACACGCTGCGGCTGAAGTCCGGTGAGCAGGAGATCGACGGCAAGCAGGCGCTCGCGCTCGCCCGCACGCGCAAGAACGAGTGCAACCCGAAGGAGTCCGACCTCACCCGCGCCCGCCGCCAGCAGAAGATCCTCGGCGCGATCAAGGACAAGGTCACCTCGGTCGAGACGTTCGTGCGCCTGCCCTGGGTGTCCTGGGCGGCGCCGAAGGCGGTCCGCTCGGACATGTCCGGCCCGACGCTCCTGGGCGTGGTCGGCGCGGAGCTGAGCGCCGGCACGGCCAAGCCGCAGGTGCTCAAGCCGAGCGGCGGGGTCACCCTGCCCGACGGCGGCGCCGGGCTGACGGTCGACGACGCCACCAAGCAGCGGGCCGTCGACCGCTTCTTGGGCTAG
- a CDS encoding acyl-CoA dehydrogenase family protein: MNFDLTEDQREIQRTAREWLASRYPIARVREIALDGGSDATWDEIVELGWPDVAELGIVELAVVAEELGYALAPTPLAADWAARLLHPGLEGRGTVAMWDEGGNAPDASTMPASLVGTKIAVPAADVADTFVVTADGGRHFAVPASAVSVEPARALDPTRPLFTVRFDGGGEALDGDHFGRAWHAIAVAAAAESVGVARRVTQMSVEYAKERKQFGRPIGAYQAVSHACAQMFLEAEGARNVVLWAAWALDHDPAAAFVAASSAKAYASDAAVNVCRSALQVHGGIGFTWEHDLHLFLKRAEANAHAFGDATWHREQVAAMYL, encoded by the coding sequence ATGAACTTCGACCTGACCGAGGACCAGCGCGAGATCCAGCGCACCGCCCGCGAGTGGCTCGCCTCGCGCTACCCGATCGCCCGTGTGCGCGAGATCGCGCTGGACGGCGGCTCCGACGCGACCTGGGACGAGATCGTCGAGCTCGGCTGGCCGGACGTGGCCGAGCTGGGCATCGTCGAGCTGGCCGTGGTCGCGGAGGAGCTCGGCTACGCGCTCGCCCCGACGCCGCTCGCCGCCGACTGGGCGGCGCGGCTGCTGCACCCCGGGCTCGAGGGACGCGGGACGGTGGCGATGTGGGATGAGGGCGGCAACGCGCCCGACGCCTCGACGATGCCGGCGTCGCTGGTCGGCACGAAGATCGCGGTGCCGGCCGCCGACGTGGCCGACACGTTCGTGGTCACGGCCGACGGCGGCCGCCACTTCGCGGTGCCCGCGTCCGCGGTGTCGGTCGAGCCCGCGCGGGCGTTGGACCCGACCCGCCCGCTGTTCACCGTCCGCTTCGACGGCGGCGGCGAGGCGCTGGACGGCGACCACTTCGGCCGCGCCTGGCACGCGATCGCGGTGGCTGCGGCCGCCGAGTCCGTCGGCGTCGCCCGTCGCGTGACCCAGATGTCCGTCGAGTACGCGAAGGAGCGCAAGCAGTTCGGCCGCCCGATCGGCGCCTACCAGGCCGTCTCCCACGCGTGCGCGCAGATGTTCCTGGAGGCCGAGGGCGCGCGCAACGTCGTCCTCTGGGCGGCGTGGGCGCTCGACCACGACCCGGCGGCCGCGTTCGTCGCGGCCAGCTCGGCCAAGGCCTACGCGAGCGACGCGGCGGTCAACGTGTGCCGTTCCGCCCTCCAGGTCCACGGCGGCATCGGCTTCACCTGGGAGCACGACCTGCACCTGTTCCTCAAGCGCGCCGAGGCGAACGCCCACGCGTTCGGCGACGCGACCTGGCACCGCGAGCAGGTCGCGGCGATGTACCTCTAG
- a CDS encoding acyl-CoA dehydrogenase family protein, producing the protein MDLTLSPAEEEFRDTLRAWIADNHPGKEPEGDEASFAFRRDWQRKLNERGWAGLTWPEAFGGAGATQIEQAILFEEFAAARAPQMANVLGLTMGGPTVIAHGTDEQKARFLAPILSADEMWCQGFSEPESGSDLASLKTKAVLDGDAYVVTGQKVWTTYAHHSKWCMLLARTNADAPKHRGLTYFLMDMEQEGVEIRPLVQITGEAEFNELFIDGARIPVENVVGGVDNGWRVAITTLMHERAGLAFALQARVQVALSELADELKGTKDPLVRQRFAQIAIEAQVLRLLAYRGLTSTMKGGEPGPEGSLGKWLWADINQALTTLAMDVKGPAAQLVDDTWTYRFLRARANSIEGGTTEILKNIVAERVLGLPRA; encoded by the coding sequence GTGGACCTGACGCTTTCGCCGGCGGAGGAGGAGTTCCGCGACACGCTGCGCGCGTGGATCGCCGACAACCATCCGGGCAAGGAGCCGGAGGGGGACGAGGCATCGTTCGCCTTCCGGCGCGACTGGCAGCGCAAGCTGAACGAGCGCGGCTGGGCCGGGCTCACGTGGCCCGAGGCGTTCGGCGGGGCGGGCGCGACGCAGATCGAGCAGGCGATCCTGTTCGAGGAGTTCGCGGCGGCGCGCGCGCCGCAGATGGCCAACGTGCTCGGGCTGACGATGGGCGGGCCGACCGTGATCGCCCACGGCACGGACGAGCAGAAGGCGCGCTTCCTGGCGCCGATCCTGAGCGCCGACGAGATGTGGTGCCAGGGCTTCAGCGAGCCCGAGTCCGGGTCCGACCTCGCGTCGCTCAAGACGAAGGCGGTCCTCGACGGCGACGCGTACGTGGTCACCGGCCAGAAGGTGTGGACGACGTACGCGCACCACTCCAAGTGGTGCATGCTGCTCGCGCGCACCAACGCCGACGCCCCCAAGCACCGCGGGCTCACGTACTTCCTGATGGACATGGAGCAGGAGGGCGTGGAGATCCGCCCGCTGGTGCAGATCACCGGCGAGGCCGAGTTCAACGAGCTGTTCATCGACGGCGCGCGGATCCCGGTCGAGAACGTCGTCGGCGGCGTCGACAACGGCTGGCGGGTGGCGATCACCACCCTGATGCACGAGCGCGCCGGGCTCGCCTTCGCGCTGCAGGCGCGGGTGCAGGTGGCGCTCAGCGAGCTGGCCGACGAGCTCAAGGGCACCAAGGACCCGCTCGTGCGGCAGCGGTTCGCGCAGATCGCGATCGAGGCGCAGGTGCTGCGGCTGCTCGCCTACCGCGGGCTCACGAGCACCATGAAGGGCGGCGAGCCGGGCCCCGAGGGCTCGCTGGGCAAGTGGCTGTGGGCCGACATCAACCAGGCGCTGACCACGCTGGCGATGGACGTCAAGGGGCCCGCCGCGCAGCTGGTCGACGACACGTGGACGTACCGCTTCCTGCGGGCCCGCGCGAACTCGATCGAGGGTGGGACGACCGAGATCCTCAAGAACATCGTCGCCGAGCGAGTGCTGGGGTTGCCGCGCGCATGA
- a CDS encoding DMT family transporter: MSARHVTLLAALSAIWGGSYLLIKYALDGFSAAMIVSLRCLLASLVLFVVLRVTGQASRAWADVRERPKWALILSVTAVAAPFLLITYGEHVVPSGLTAVLISPASLFIALLAPFLLPSEKIDRRQGIGMLLGLAGVVLIVGVESVHSLEQFLGAMAMVGAAFFYGLSNFVVKGKYGKLAAVQTSWISVTFAGLLTLPIGIATTPGHTPDVGAVAALVVLGVLGTALAFVIYYELIGAIGAARAALVSYLAPGVALFYGAIFLDEEITVAAILGLVAILGGVAIASRAKRTPAPAATPAMARAS, translated from the coding sequence ATGTCTGCACGCCACGTCACCCTGCTCGCTGCCCTGTCCGCCATCTGGGGCGGCTCCTACCTCCTTATCAAGTACGCGCTCGACGGCTTCTCGGCCGCGATGATCGTGTCGCTGCGGTGCCTGCTGGCCTCGCTGGTGCTGTTCGTCGTGCTGCGGGTGACCGGCCAGGCGTCGCGCGCCTGGGCTGACGTGCGCGAGCGCCCGAAGTGGGCGCTCATCCTGAGCGTGACCGCGGTGGCCGCGCCGTTCCTGCTGATCACCTACGGCGAGCACGTCGTGCCGAGCGGCCTGACCGCGGTGCTGATCTCGCCCGCGTCGCTGTTCATCGCGCTGCTCGCGCCGTTCCTGCTGCCGTCGGAGAAGATCGACCGCCGCCAGGGCATCGGCATGCTGCTGGGTCTCGCGGGCGTGGTGCTGATCGTCGGCGTGGAGTCCGTCCACTCGCTCGAGCAGTTCCTCGGCGCGATGGCGATGGTCGGCGCGGCGTTCTTCTACGGGCTCTCGAACTTCGTCGTCAAGGGCAAGTACGGCAAGCTCGCGGCGGTCCAGACGTCCTGGATCAGCGTGACCTTCGCCGGGCTGCTGACGCTCCCGATCGGCATCGCGACGACGCCCGGGCACACGCCGGACGTGGGCGCGGTCGCCGCGCTCGTGGTGCTGGGCGTGCTCGGGACGGCGCTCGCGTTCGTCATCTACTACGAGCTGATCGGGGCGATCGGCGCGGCCCGCGCGGCGCTCGTCTCCTACCTGGCGCCGGGCGTGGCGCTGTTCTACGGCGCCATCTTCCTCGACGAGGAGATCACGGTCGCGGCGATCCTCGGGCTGGTGGCGATCCTCGGCGGCGTGGCGATCGCCTCGCGGGCCAAGCGGACGCCCGCTCCGGCGGCCACGCCGGCCATGGCGCGCGCTTCCTGA
- a CDS encoding FmdB family zinc ribbon protein produces the protein MPIYEYRCENGHHFDVMQKMTDGPVTECEVCGAPVQRVFHPVAVHFKGSGFYNTDYGTAKRNRQSAASASSGADSHDAKQAEKKSDSSSSSSDSTSSSSSSTTKSDA, from the coding sequence ATGCCCATTTACGAGTACCGCTGCGAGAACGGCCATCACTTCGATGTGATGCAGAAGATGACCGACGGCCCGGTCACGGAGTGCGAGGTCTGCGGGGCGCCGGTTCAGCGCGTCTTCCACCCCGTCGCCGTGCACTTCAAGGGGTCCGGCTTCTACAACACGGACTACGGCACCGCCAAGCGCAACCGCCAGTCCGCCGCCTCGGCTTCCTCGGGTGCTGACAGCCACGACGCGAAGCAGGCCGAGAAGAAGTCCGACAGCTCGTCGTCGAGCTCGGACTCCACTTCCTCGTCGAGCAGCTCGACGACGAAGTCGGACGCATAA
- a CDS encoding glycine--tRNA ligase: MPAATMDEVVALCKRRGLIFPASEIYGGIANTYDYGHYGVLLKRNVTDAWWKAMIQERDDIVALDSAIIQHPKTWEASGHLAGFSDPLVQCLGKCKKRYRLDHLQEEAVEKGEDPALVKCPTCGGDLSEPRAFNLMFQTNIGPVQDEGSTVYLRPETAQGIFLDFKQTLNYARKKPPFGIAQIGKSFRNEITPGNFIFRTLEFEQMEMEFFVPPDEAEQWYEYWCQERLSWYVKLGINPERLRLRPHDAEELSHYSSGTSDVEYLYPIGWSELEGIANRGNFDLTQHAEHSREKLEWKDPQTGKGYLPHVIEPAAGLGRTMLALLCEAYDQDDIGGETRTVLRLHPTVAPIKVAVLPLLRKDGHPEKAREIYTALRKRLSAEYDEGGHIGKRYRRQDEIGTPYGITVDHQTFEDDTVTLRDRDSLTQERVPVEGLVDLLEAKINAA; encoded by the coding sequence ATGCCCGCAGCCACCATGGACGAGGTCGTCGCGCTCTGCAAGCGGCGTGGCCTGATCTTCCCCGCCTCCGAGATCTACGGCGGCATCGCCAACACCTACGACTACGGGCACTACGGCGTTCTGCTCAAGCGCAACGTCACCGATGCGTGGTGGAAGGCGATGATCCAGGAGCGCGACGACATCGTCGCCCTGGACTCGGCGATCATCCAGCACCCCAAGACGTGGGAGGCCTCCGGCCACCTCGCCGGCTTCAGCGATCCACTCGTCCAGTGCCTGGGCAAGTGCAAGAAGCGCTACCGGCTCGATCACCTCCAGGAGGAGGCCGTCGAGAAGGGCGAGGACCCGGCGCTCGTGAAGTGCCCGACGTGCGGCGGCGACCTGAGCGAGCCGCGCGCGTTCAACCTGATGTTCCAGACGAACATCGGCCCCGTCCAGGACGAGGGCTCGACCGTCTACCTGCGTCCTGAGACCGCGCAGGGCATCTTCCTCGACTTCAAGCAGACGCTGAACTACGCGCGCAAGAAGCCGCCGTTCGGCATCGCGCAGATCGGCAAGTCGTTCCGCAACGAGATCACGCCCGGCAACTTCATCTTCCGCACGCTCGAGTTCGAGCAGATGGAGATGGAGTTCTTCGTCCCGCCGGACGAGGCCGAGCAGTGGTACGAGTACTGGTGCCAGGAACGCCTGAGCTGGTACGTCAAGCTCGGCATCAATCCCGAGCGCCTGCGGCTGCGCCCGCACGACGCCGAGGAGCTCAGCCACTACTCGTCCGGCACCAGCGACGTCGAGTACCTGTACCCGATCGGCTGGTCCGAGCTCGAGGGCATCGCCAACCGCGGCAACTTCGACCTCACCCAGCACGCCGAGCACTCGCGCGAGAAGCTCGAGTGGAAGGACCCCCAGACCGGCAAGGGCTACCTCCCGCACGTGATCGAGCCCGCCGCCGGCCTCGGCCGCACGATGCTCGCCCTCCTCTGCGAGGCCTACGACCAGGACGACATCGGCGGCGAGACCCGCACGGTGCTGCGCCTGCACCCGACGGTCGCGCCGATCAAGGTCGCCGTGCTCCCGCTCCTGCGCAAGGACGGCCACCCCGAGAAGGCCCGCGAGATCTACACCGCGCTGCGCAAGCGCCTGTCGGCCGAGTACGACGAGGGCGGCCACATCGGCAAGCGCTACCGCCGCCAGGACGAGATCGGCACGCCCTACGGCATCACCGTCGACCACCAGACGTTCGAGGACGACACGGTCACCCTGCGCGACCGCGACTCGCTGACCCAGGAGCGCGTGCCGGTCGAGGGCCTGGTCGACCTCCTCGAGGCCAAGATCAACGCGGCGTAG
- a CDS encoding TspO/MBR family protein — MHAIEDRRAIAAAGAGWAAAVTAVAVVGGLATDTSSDWYQNLERPSWQPPGAVFGPVWTVLYVLIAIAATLSFRDVGGPRRRIVLGLFAANLALNLAWTWIFFQGHAPVAAGVEILFLLATIVGLFRLVKPHNRTAAYLLVPYGVWVTFATALTWTIASNN, encoded by the coding sequence ATGCACGCGATCGAAGATCGGCGCGCGATCGCCGCCGCCGGAGCCGGGTGGGCGGCGGCCGTGACCGCGGTGGCGGTGGTCGGCGGCCTTGCGACCGACACCTCGAGCGACTGGTACCAGAACCTCGAGCGACCATCGTGGCAGCCGCCGGGAGCGGTCTTCGGGCCGGTGTGGACCGTCCTCTACGTGCTGATCGCGATCGCCGCGACCCTGTCGTTCCGGGACGTGGGCGGCCCGCGCCGACGGATCGTCCTTGGCCTGTTCGCGGCCAACCTCGCGCTCAACCTGGCCTGGACGTGGATCTTCTTCCAAGGCCACGCCCCGGTCGCGGCGGGGGTCGAGATCCTGTTCCTGCTGGCAACGATCGTGGGGCTCTTCCGGCTGGTCAAGCCCCACAACCGCACTGCCGCGTACCTGCTCGTGCCCTACGGCGTGTGGGTCACGTTCGCGACCGCCCTGACCTGGACGATCGCGAGCAACAACTAG
- a CDS encoding MBL fold metallo-hydrolase, with protein sequence MLEGLPPTPGEPLPFADRIHIRAFRLDPLDVVIYAAPGVTGPARAQYLNHWHEASFGRGFAEAPLHIHEADAPWVDVPVTTFSDGDAFGEVQSIPIPGHTPGSTAFLWNGYLFTGDSLWLDGEDWIAAVLGDSDRAAYIESLERLRAVEFDHLVPWGASAGGLWHAPADKAKLDAVIERLRRGEDR encoded by the coding sequence ATGCTCGAAGGACTCCCCCCGACACCCGGCGAGCCGCTGCCGTTCGCCGACCGCATCCACATCCGCGCGTTCCGGCTCGACCCACTCGACGTGGTCATCTACGCCGCGCCCGGAGTGACCGGCCCCGCTCGCGCCCAGTACCTCAACCACTGGCACGAGGCGTCCTTCGGCCGCGGGTTCGCCGAGGCGCCGCTGCACATCCACGAGGCCGACGCCCCGTGGGTCGACGTCCCGGTGACGACGTTCTCCGACGGCGACGCGTTCGGCGAGGTGCAGAGCATCCCGATCCCCGGCCACACGCCCGGCTCGACCGCCTTCCTCTGGAACGGCTACCTCTTCACCGGCGACTCGCTGTGGCTGGACGGCGAGGACTGGATCGCGGCGGTGCTCGGCGACAGCGACCGCGCCGCGTACATCGAGAGCCTCGAGCGGCTGCGCGCCGTCGAGTTCGACCACCTGGTGCCCTGGGGCGCGAGCGCCGGCGGGCTCTGGCACGCGCCGGCCGACAAGGCGAAGCTCGACGCGGTCATCGAGCGGCTCCGGCGGGGCGAGGACCGCTGA
- a CDS encoding cupredoxin domain-containing protein, producing the protein MIRRIFALTALGSVAFAAPALAAPKANTITAVGGMKVKANAYVQDDQRWDADSYTVKSGATVTLRDKSTEKQPHTLSLIKKVPKTPAQIMGCEACGPLMEAHEANPETMEVGKELVEAGGEGFDTAGDSIFLAPKGKVTFKVTAKKGTKLAFVCVIHPWMLGEIKVS; encoded by the coding sequence ATGATCCGTCGCATCTTCGCGCTCACCGCGCTCGGCTCCGTCGCCTTCGCCGCGCCGGCGCTCGCCGCTCCCAAGGCGAACACCATCACCGCCGTCGGCGGCATGAAGGTGAAGGCCAACGCGTACGTCCAGGACGACCAGCGCTGGGACGCGGACAGCTACACCGTCAAGTCCGGCGCGACGGTCACCCTGCGTGACAAGTCGACCGAGAAGCAGCCGCACACGCTGTCGCTGATCAAGAAGGTCCCGAAGACGCCGGCGCAGATCATGGGCTGCGAGGCCTGCGGGCCGCTGATGGAGGCCCACGAGGCCAACCCGGAGACGATGGAGGTCGGCAAGGAGCTCGTCGAGGCCGGCGGCGAGGGCTTCGACACCGCGGGCGACTCGATCTTCCTCGCGCCCAAGGGCAAGGTCACCTTCAAGGTCACCGCCAAGAAGGGCACCAAGCTCGCGTTCGTGTGCGTCATCCACCCGTGGATGCTGGGCGAGATCAAGGTCTCCTAG
- a CDS encoding calcium-binding protein, with product MRVTAVLILGWFVLFAAPARAAKVGVDASCGKENCVYYVVFTAAPGERNVVTTEEPAETLAVLRDTGAPLTAGRGCSLQGDGSARCDVSAYATYVSLVVKLGDGDDVAAGEGSFDGGPGNDRITGNGTGGPGNDVLMNQHGYFVDDDGPTRGHDVYRSWDGQGIVSYETRRTGVLVDLRPQSRSEDRLEGIREVRGGLADDVLIGDDGPNRLIGGPGADRLLGNGGDDWLTTGRSDDRVRAEVVDAGPGDDRINAGSSRGAVRCGSGADVVEAGALTVLRPDCDAVAVSGGVIGVQAGVATPSAAFATGLAGEWRARFRDRVVASARGSSGAALALNTAGQRLLRRNGQLVLSIEHGAKRRPAFRLRVQWVR from the coding sequence ATGCGAGTGACAGCGGTGCTCATCCTCGGGTGGTTCGTGCTCTTCGCCGCGCCGGCGCGCGCCGCGAAAGTGGGCGTGGACGCGAGCTGCGGCAAGGAGAACTGCGTGTACTACGTGGTCTTCACGGCCGCGCCTGGGGAGCGCAACGTCGTCACCACAGAGGAGCCCGCGGAGACCCTGGCGGTGCTGCGCGACACGGGCGCGCCGCTGACCGCCGGCCGTGGTTGCTCGCTGCAGGGCGACGGCAGCGCCCGCTGCGACGTCAGCGCCTACGCCACCTACGTCTCGCTCGTGGTCAAGCTCGGGGACGGCGACGACGTCGCCGCCGGGGAGGGGAGCTTCGACGGCGGGCCCGGCAACGACCGCATCACCGGCAACGGGACGGGCGGGCCGGGGAACGACGTGCTGATGAACCAGCACGGCTATTTCGTCGACGACGACGGGCCCACACGCGGTCATGACGTGTACCGGAGCTGGGACGGCCAAGGCATCGTCAGCTACGAGACACGCCGGACGGGCGTGCTGGTCGACCTGCGGCCGCAGTCCCGCTCGGAGGACCGGCTGGAAGGCATCCGCGAGGTGCGTGGCGGCCTGGCCGACGACGTCCTGATCGGCGACGACGGGCCGAACCGCCTGATCGGCGGTCCCGGTGCCGACCGGCTGCTGGGCAACGGCGGCGACGACTGGCTGACGACCGGCCGCTCGGACGACCGCGTACGGGCCGAGGTCGTCGACGCCGGTCCGGGCGACGACCGGATCAACGCCGGCTCGAGCCGCGGCGCTGTGCGCTGCGGCTCGGGCGCCGACGTGGTCGAGGCCGGGGCGCTCACCGTGTTGCGCCCGGACTGCGATGCCGTCGCCGTCTCTGGCGGCGTCATCGGGGTGCAGGCGGGCGTGGCCACCCCGAGCGCGGCGTTCGCCACCGGGCTCGCGGGTGAGTGGCGGGCGCGCTTCCGCGACCGCGTGGTCGCGTCAGCGCGCGGGAGCAGCGGAGCCGCCCTGGCGCTGAACACGGCCGGGCAGCGGCTGCTGCGCCGGAACGGACAGCTCGTGCTGTCGATCGAGCACGGCGCGAAGCGCCGGCCCGCGTTCCGGCTGCGCGTGCAGTGGGTGCGCTAG
- a CDS encoding trypsin-like serine peptidase, which translates to MLACLLLSAASAEARVESQEVSQSASSVADYWTPERREAAKPAEQRFGGAAPQAEAKAAPLPWTSAEVTTPYTQAPTSTHGKVFFTLGGNDYVCSGTALLSGNKSVVWTAGHCVNEGPGAFATNWEFVPAYKDGSAPLGAYVAENLFTTSAWGNSGEFSYDLGAAVVAPAGGTALTDRVGGRGIAFNYSRSQTYTSYGYPAAPPFDGERLWRCNSGLQTQDTSANPATLGIGCDMTGGSSGGGWIVGSNVVSVNSYGYDNQPNVMYGPYQGSVAQSLYAAAAAD; encoded by the coding sequence GTGCTGGCATGCCTGTTGCTGTCCGCGGCCTCGGCTGAGGCGCGGGTCGAGAGCCAGGAGGTCAGCCAGTCGGCGAGCTCGGTGGCCGACTACTGGACGCCGGAGCGACGGGAAGCGGCCAAGCCGGCCGAGCAGCGGTTCGGGGGAGCCGCTCCCCAGGCCGAAGCCAAGGCCGCGCCGCTGCCGTGGACGTCCGCGGAGGTGACGACGCCCTACACGCAGGCGCCGACCTCCACGCACGGCAAGGTGTTCTTCACGCTCGGCGGCAACGACTACGTGTGCTCGGGCACTGCGCTGCTGAGCGGCAACAAGAGCGTGGTCTGGACCGCGGGCCACTGCGTCAACGAGGGCCCCGGCGCCTTCGCCACCAACTGGGAGTTCGTGCCCGCCTACAAGGACGGCTCGGCCCCGCTCGGCGCCTACGTGGCCGAGAACCTCTTCACCACGAGCGCCTGGGGCAACTCGGGTGAGTTCAGCTACGACCTCGGCGCGGCGGTCGTCGCCCCGGCGGGCGGCACCGCGTTGACCGACCGCGTCGGCGGGCGCGGCATCGCGTTCAACTACAGCCGCTCGCAGACGTACACCTCGTACGGCTATCCGGCGGCGCCGCCGTTCGACGGCGAACGCCTGTGGCGCTGCAACTCCGGTCTGCAGACCCAGGACACGTCCGCCAACCCGGCGACGCTCGGCATCGGCTGCGACATGACCGGCGGCTCCTCCGGCGGTGGCTGGATCGTCGGTTCGAACGTGGTCAGCGTCAACTCCTACGGCTACGACAACCAGCCGAACGTGATGTACGGGCCCTACCAGGGCTCGGTCGCGCAGTCGCTCTACGCCGCGGCGGCCGCTGACTAG
- a CDS encoding ABC transporter permease, producing MPEIVADALVILKRNLIKFRRQPEMLIGYTIQPIMFVLLFVYVFGGSIQVPGLDYEDFLIPGIIVQNITFGGALTAVGLVEDLNKGLIDRFRSLPMARSAVLAGRTLADVVVNLFGVIIILLVGLVVGFRFNSSVPEIAYGILLLLLFGYAFSWIFALVGLYSSSAESAQQIGFTVIFPLTFISSAFVPVENMPGALEAFAKVNPFTITVDAMRHLFIGTPAGNSVWQATLWSIGLTVVFAPLAVLKYRKVSAR from the coding sequence ATGCCTGAGATCGTCGCCGACGCGCTGGTGATCCTCAAGCGCAACCTGATCAAGTTCCGGCGCCAGCCGGAGATGCTGATCGGCTACACGATCCAGCCGATCATGTTCGTGCTGCTGTTCGTGTACGTGTTCGGTGGCTCGATCCAGGTCCCCGGGCTCGACTACGAGGACTTCCTGATCCCGGGCATCATCGTCCAGAACATCACCTTCGGTGGCGCGCTGACCGCGGTGGGGCTGGTCGAGGACCTCAACAAGGGCCTGATCGACCGCTTCCGCTCGCTGCCGATGGCGCGCTCGGCGGTGCTCGCCGGGCGCACGCTCGCCGACGTGGTGGTGAACCTGTTCGGCGTCATCATCATCCTGCTGGTCGGCCTGGTGGTCGGGTTCCGCTTCAACTCCAGCGTGCCCGAGATCGCCTACGGGATCCTCCTGCTGCTGCTGTTCGGGTACGCGTTCAGCTGGATCTTCGCGCTGGTCGGTCTGTACTCGTCGAGTGCGGAGAGCGCACAGCAGATCGGGTTCACTGTCATCTTCCCGCTGACGTTCATCTCGTCCGCGTTCGTGCCGGTCGAGAACATGCCCGGGGCACTGGAGGCGTTCGCCAAGGTGAACCCGTTCACCATCACCGTCGACGCGATGCGCCACCTGTTCATCGGCACCCCGGCGGGCAACTCGGTGTGGCAGGCGACGTTGTGGTCGATCGGCCTGACGGTGGTGTTCGCGCCGTTGGCCGTACTGAAATACCGCAAGGTTTCTGCGCGCTAG